ATATATCTGTCGGATTAACTACCCTATCCTCCTGTTATATAGGATTTACTAAACATTATAGGTATGATTGGAATATAATGGATTTATTCGTGTGTGTATTTATTGCGTATATATCCATTCATTTTTTCTTGTCTGGTGCTGGTGCAATCAACAAGCTGTCGCTTTTGCTTCTATTGACTTTGGGATATTTTAATCTGAGGATTTTATTTTCGTATCATTCGAACTTCACAGTCTTTTTATGTCTGATATTTTTGTTGTCTGGAGTTGTCGAGTCTATCTGGGGAATGCTTCAACTGTATGGAGTGAAAGGTTCGTATAATGGGAATTTCAGGATGACGGGATCTTTTTTTAATCCGGGACCGTTCGGAGGCTATCTGGCGATGGTATTTCCGATGGCGCTGCATCTCTTATTGAAATATCGTTCGCAGATGCGTAAAAATAAGATTTCAGCAAGCATATTTTTTACGGCATGCTTGTCGGTTATAATTTGCGGGGTGGTTCTTCCGGCTTCGATGAGCCGGTCTGCATGGCTGGCATTGTTTTGCGGTTCTTTATATGTGATTGTATCGTACATCAAAATGAAAACTATCCTTGAGGTTTTCAACGGTATGCGTTTTAAAGTCGTTTTGTCGGTATTAGTTGCTTGCGCTTTATCGTTTACCGTAATCGGAGCATTTTATCTGAAAAAAGGTTCGGCAGAAAGCCGTTTATTGACCAATAAGATCTCCATGTCTTATTTGTTCAGCCAAGAGGGTTGGAAAGGAGCAGGTTTAGGGCATTTTGCAGAGGCATATGCCAAAGCGCAGACATCTAATCTGGACGGTTTGGCGGATAACGATCCTGCTATGGCTTTTCTGGATGCTCCGGAATACGCGTTCAACGAATACCTCCAGTTGGGGATCGAAATCGGGATTCTCGGATTGTTGTTATATATATTTGTGTTGGTGTTTGCCTTTCGGGAAGGAATTAAAAATAAGCAAAACGGAGCGGTTGGGGCATTGGTTTCCTTATCTGTTTTTTCATTGTTTTCATATCCGTTCAGTATTTTGCCTTTTAGTGTAACCCTTGTTTTCCTGATAGCTCTTTGTGTAGTAAGAAAAATACCCGGAACCATTCGGGAAAAAACAGTATCTCCGTACTTTCAAAAAATACAGTCCGTGGCCATCCTTCTTGTATCGTCCGTATTGCTGTATCGCGGATATATGTTTATGAAATCGGT
The genomic region above belongs to Parabacteroides pacaensis and contains:
- a CDS encoding O-antigen ligase family protein, translated to MSVVLFEKTHFSLFLLPFVGLITTVLGVDSDLMNCTVYGKYSWFYISVGLTTLSSCYIGFTKHYRYDWNIMDLFVCVFIAYISIHFFLSGAGAINKLSLLLLLTLGYFNLRILFSYHSNFTVFLCLIFLLSGVVESIWGMLQLYGVKGSYNGNFRMTGSFFNPGPFGGYLAMVFPMALHLLLKYRSQMRKNKISASIFFTACLSVIICGVVLPASMSRSAWLALFCGSLYVIVSYIKMKTILEVFNGMRFKVVLSVLVACALSFTVIGAFYLKKGSAESRLLTNKISMSYLFSQEGWKGAGLGHFAEAYAKAQTSNLDGLADNDPAMAFLDAPEYAFNEYLQLGIEIGILGLLLYIFVLVFAFREGIKNKQNGAVGALVSLSVFSLFSYPFSILPFSVTLVFLIALCVVRKIPGTIREKTVSPYFQKIQSVAILLVSSVLLYRGYMFMKSVEVWSGIGNIPYEKRVYVYQENYDRLKDQYYFLLAYGKHLNENGYYTKSNKILGQAKRYSCNPVLYTLSGNNYQKMKYYSEADSCYEEAYRIVPNRLYPLYLLAHSYREQGDTSRMKEMAYRVVFKQPKFPTRWAKDMKKEMLEFLKDSE